From a single Nocardioides panacis genomic region:
- the pth gene encoding aminoacyl-tRNA hydrolase — MTEPVWLVVGLGNPGPSYAGNRHNIGYLVNDELASRVGGTFKSHKTGRADVVEGRLGGPGGVRVVLARPRCYMNETGGPVSALAKFYKVPVVRIVAVHDELDIPFDTLRVKVGGGDNGHNGLRSMRKSLDSGEFYRVRVGIGRPPGRMAPADFVLQDYSNVERKILPFQVDRAADAVESLLTEGLERTQNVFNS, encoded by the coding sequence ATGACCGAACCAGTCTGGTTGGTCGTGGGGCTCGGGAACCCCGGCCCGTCGTACGCCGGGAACCGGCACAACATCGGCTACCTGGTCAACGACGAGCTGGCCAGCCGGGTGGGCGGGACGTTCAAGTCCCACAAGACCGGGCGTGCCGACGTCGTCGAGGGACGGCTCGGCGGCCCGGGCGGCGTCCGCGTCGTGCTGGCGCGGCCGCGCTGCTACATGAACGAGACCGGGGGACCGGTCTCCGCGCTGGCGAAGTTCTACAAGGTCCCGGTCGTGCGGATCGTCGCGGTGCACGACGAGCTGGACATCCCGTTCGACACGCTGCGGGTCAAGGTCGGCGGCGGCGACAACGGCCACAACGGGCTGCGCTCGATGCGCAAGTCCCTGGACTCCGGCGAGTTCTACCGGGTGCGCGTCGGCATCGGCCGGCCCCCGGGTCGGATGGCGCCGGCCGACTTCGTGCTCCAGGACTACTCCAACGTCGAGCGCAAGATCCTGCCGTTCCAGGTGGACCGGGCCGCCGACGCCGTCGAGTCGCTGCTCACCGAGGGCCTGGAGCGCACCCAGAACGTGTTCAACAGCTAA
- the glmU gene encoding bifunctional UDP-N-acetylglucosamine diphosphorylase/glucosamine-1-phosphate N-acetyltransferase GlmU, with protein sequence MTDPAPQHPRPAAVVVLAAGNGTRMRSKLMKVLHPVGGRSMIGHVLTAALHVEPAYLVAVVGNSREQVGPHILEQVPSALLAVQETQEGTGHAVRVALDALREAAGTTDGVVVVMAGDTPLMQGETLTGLVEAHAAAGQAVTVLTAEVPDPFGYGRILRDESGAVTAIVEEKEATPEQAAVREINSGIFAFDGAFLADALARITNDNAKGEYYLTDVVHIARGDGRAVGAHRIVDVMQTEGVNDRAQLAGLGAELNRRVLDRWMRAGVTVVDPATTWIDADVVLERDVTILPGVQLLGATVVGEDAVVGPDCTLKDVEVGPGAKVVRTHGELAVIGARASVGPFSYLRPGTELGAGGKIGGFVETKNAQIGDGAKVPHLSYVGDAEIGAGANIGAGTIFANYDGVTKSRTKIGKQARTASNNTFVAPVEVGDGAATGAGTVVRRDVPAGALAVSAGPQREIPGWTLRKRAGTPMAAAAEAALAASATSHTDPTGLARDDDSGAQSE encoded by the coding sequence GTGACCGACCCGGCCCCGCAGCACCCCCGTCCCGCAGCCGTGGTGGTGCTCGCCGCCGGCAACGGGACCCGGATGAGGTCCAAGCTGATGAAGGTGCTGCACCCGGTCGGCGGCCGCAGCATGATCGGCCACGTGCTCACCGCGGCGCTGCACGTCGAGCCGGCGTACCTCGTCGCGGTGGTCGGCAACAGCCGGGAGCAGGTCGGCCCGCACATCCTCGAGCAGGTGCCGAGCGCGCTGCTGGCCGTGCAGGAGACCCAGGAGGGCACCGGGCACGCGGTCCGCGTCGCCCTGGACGCGCTCCGCGAGGCCGCCGGTACGACGGACGGGGTGGTCGTGGTGATGGCGGGGGACACCCCGCTGATGCAGGGCGAGACGCTCACCGGGCTGGTCGAGGCGCACGCGGCGGCCGGGCAGGCCGTCACGGTGCTGACCGCCGAGGTGCCCGACCCGTTCGGCTACGGCCGGATCCTGCGCGACGAGTCGGGGGCGGTCACCGCGATCGTCGAGGAGAAGGAGGCCACCCCCGAGCAGGCGGCGGTGCGCGAGATCAACAGCGGCATCTTCGCCTTCGACGGGGCCTTCCTGGCCGACGCGCTGGCCCGGATCACCAACGACAACGCCAAGGGCGAGTACTACCTCACCGACGTGGTGCACATCGCCCGCGGGGACGGCCGGGCCGTCGGGGCGCACCGGATCGTCGACGTGATGCAGACCGAGGGCGTCAACGACCGCGCCCAGCTGGCCGGGCTGGGCGCCGAGCTGAACCGCCGGGTCCTGGACCGCTGGATGCGCGCGGGGGTGACGGTGGTGGACCCGGCGACCACCTGGATCGACGCCGACGTGGTGCTGGAGCGGGACGTGACGATCCTGCCCGGGGTGCAGCTGCTCGGCGCGACGGTGGTCGGCGAGGACGCCGTCGTCGGACCGGACTGCACGCTCAAGGACGTCGAGGTCGGTCCCGGCGCGAAGGTCGTCCGCACGCACGGCGAGCTGGCGGTGATCGGGGCGCGGGCGAGCGTCGGGCCGTTCTCCTACCTCCGGCCCGGCACCGAGCTCGGGGCCGGCGGCAAGATCGGCGGCTTCGTGGAGACCAAGAACGCCCAGATCGGCGACGGCGCCAAGGTGCCGCACCTCTCCTACGTCGGGGACGCCGAGATCGGTGCGGGTGCCAACATCGGCGCCGGCACGATCTTCGCCAACTACGACGGCGTCACGAAGAGCCGCACCAAGATCGGCAAGCAGGCCCGGACCGCCTCGAACAACACGTTCGTCGCCCCGGTGGAGGTCGGCGACGGCGCGGCCACGGGTGCCGGGACCGTCGTACGGCGGGACGTGCCCGCCGGCGCGCTGGCGGTGTCGGCCGGTCCCCAGCGGGAGATTCCGGGCTGGACCCTGCGCAAGCGGGCCGGCACGCCGATGGCCGCGGCGGCCGAGGCAGCGCTCGCCGCGAGTGCGACGTCTCACACGGACCCCACCGGGTTGGCCCGGGACGACGACTCCGGGGCACAATCCGAGTAG
- a CDS encoding TetR/AcrR family transcriptional regulator: MTAAQRREQLIGTARGLFAQRGFDGTSVEEVAARAGVSKPVVYEHFGGKEGLYAVVVDREVRSLLALMQESLTGGHPRVLLEQATLALLDYIEQSSDGFRILVRDSPVGSASGSFVSIIGDVASRVEHILAAEFTARGLDDRAAPMYAQMLVGMVGTTGQWWLDAREPSKDVVAAHLVNLAWHGLAGLQPAPTLRSRTP; the protein is encoded by the coding sequence ATGACGGCGGCGCAGCGGCGCGAGCAGCTCATCGGGACTGCCCGCGGGCTGTTCGCGCAGCGCGGCTTCGACGGCACGTCGGTCGAGGAGGTCGCGGCCCGCGCCGGGGTCTCCAAGCCGGTGGTCTACGAGCACTTCGGCGGCAAGGAGGGGCTGTACGCCGTGGTGGTGGACCGCGAGGTGCGCAGCCTGCTCGCGCTGATGCAGGAGTCGCTGACCGGCGGGCACCCACGCGTGCTGCTGGAGCAGGCCACCCTCGCGCTGCTCGACTACATCGAGCAGTCCTCGGACGGCTTCCGGATCCTGGTCCGGGACAGCCCGGTCGGCTCGGCGTCCGGCTCGTTCGTCTCGATCATCGGGGACGTCGCCTCCCGGGTCGAGCACATCCTGGCCGCGGAGTTCACCGCCCGCGGCCTCGACGACCGGGCCGCTCCGATGTACGCCCAGATGCTGGTCGGGATGGTCGGTACGACGGGCCAGTGGTGGCTCGACGCCCGGGAGCCGTCCAAGGACGTCGTCGCGGCGCACCTGGTGAACCTGGCCTGGCACGGGCTGGCCGGGCTGCAGCCCGCGCCGACGCTGCGCTCGCGCACGCCATAG
- a CDS encoding ABC transporter ATP-binding protein yields MITFDEVTKTFPGGSVAVDNLSLELPTGQITVFVGPSGCGKTTSLRMINRTIEPTSGVISIDGEDVSKQDAALLRRKIGYVIQNAGLFPHRTIVDNIATVPLLNGVNKKQAREQAAELLTRVGLDSSLAHRYPAQLSGGQQQRVGVARALAADPPVMLMDEPFSAVDPIVRDGLQKEFLRLQAELGKTIAFVTHDIDEAIKLGDNVAIFREGGHLAQLGSPQDLLDNPADDFVADFVGRDRGFRGLSFLTAAELEVEPVTAYVDRLDAVRLVLDDDGRPRGWSVDGSERLRPLPGTFTGTDTLRLVTDLAITSPAGAAVRVDRDGVADGIVAHEAIARHLTGLRHVGNERDRSQAAR; encoded by the coding sequence ATGATCACGTTCGACGAGGTGACCAAGACCTTTCCGGGTGGGAGCGTCGCGGTCGACAACCTCTCGCTGGAGCTCCCGACCGGGCAGATCACCGTCTTCGTCGGGCCGTCCGGGTGCGGCAAGACCACCAGCCTGCGGATGATCAACCGCACCATCGAGCCGACCTCCGGGGTGATCTCGATCGACGGCGAGGACGTGTCGAAGCAGGACGCGGCGCTGCTGCGCCGCAAGATCGGCTACGTCATCCAGAACGCCGGGCTGTTCCCGCACCGCACGATCGTGGACAACATCGCGACGGTGCCGCTGCTCAACGGCGTGAACAAGAAGCAGGCCCGCGAGCAGGCCGCCGAGCTGCTCACCCGGGTCGGCCTCGACAGCTCGCTGGCGCACCGCTACCCCGCACAGCTCTCCGGCGGGCAGCAGCAGCGCGTCGGCGTCGCCCGGGCGCTGGCCGCCGACCCGCCGGTGATGCTGATGGACGAGCCGTTCAGCGCCGTCGACCCGATCGTCCGGGACGGGCTGCAGAAGGAGTTCCTGCGCCTGCAGGCCGAGCTCGGCAAGACCATCGCGTTCGTCACCCACGACATCGACGAGGCGATCAAGCTCGGCGACAACGTGGCGATCTTCCGCGAGGGCGGTCACCTCGCCCAGCTCGGCTCCCCGCAGGACCTGCTCGACAACCCCGCCGACGACTTCGTCGCGGACTTCGTGGGCCGGGACCGGGGCTTCCGCGGGCTGTCGTTCCTCACCGCCGCCGAGCTCGAGGTCGAGCCGGTCACCGCGTACGTCGACCGGCTGGACGCCGTACGCCTGGTGCTGGACGACGACGGCCGGCCGCGCGGCTGGTCGGTCGACGGGTCCGAGCGGCTGCGGCCGCTGCCCGGCACGTTCACCGGCACCGACACGCTCCGCCTGGTCACCGACCTCGCGATCACCTCGCCCGCCGGCGCCGCGGTCCGCGTCGACCGCGACGGGGTGGCCGACGGGATCGTCGCGCACGAGGCGATCGCCCGGCACCTCACCGGGCTCCGGCACGTCGGCAACGAGCGGGACCGGTCCCAGGCGGCCCGATGA
- a CDS encoding VOC family protein — protein sequence MRIHHVQVSCPPGGEDLARRFYGEGLGLPEVPKPPALATRGGCWFRGADGGGVEVHVGVETGFTPARKAHPAFLLEDGAALDATGVRLERLGFVVDRTEEHTFPGHRRFHAADGHGNRVELLAVF from the coding sequence ATGAGGATCCACCACGTGCAGGTGTCGTGCCCGCCCGGCGGCGAGGACCTCGCCCGCCGGTTCTACGGCGAGGGCCTCGGGCTGCCCGAGGTCCCCAAGCCGCCGGCGCTGGCGACCCGGGGCGGCTGCTGGTTCCGCGGCGCCGACGGGGGCGGCGTCGAGGTGCACGTGGGGGTCGAGACCGGGTTCACGCCGGCCCGCAAGGCGCACCCGGCCTTCCTGCTCGAGGACGGCGCGGCGCTCGACGCGACCGGCGTACGGCTGGAGCGGCTGGGGTTCGTCGTGGACCGCACCGAGGAGCACACGTTCCCGGGGCACCGCCGGTTCCACGCCGCCGACGGCCACGGCAACCGGGTAGAGCTGCTCGCGGTTTTCTGA
- a CDS encoding 50S ribosomal protein L25/general stress protein Ctc, translating to MAQSADSNITAESRTEFGKGAARRIRRANKVPAVLYGHGTDPVHITLPGHDTMLALKHGGANALLTITFDGAEQMALPKQIQKDPIRGFLEHLDLLIVRKGEKVTVEIPVHLVGEADPDALIVTEISTITVEAEATHIPEYVEVSIEGAKVGDQILAKDLSVPAGSTVLLDEDALVINVTHAPTAAEVEEELAEAEAEVGIERDESDEEAAEAAEGEESGEGESAEGDKSDD from the coding sequence GTGGCCCAGAGCGCCGACAGCAACATCACCGCAGAGTCCCGCACCGAGTTCGGCAAGGGCGCGGCCCGCCGCATCCGGCGCGCCAACAAGGTGCCCGCCGTTCTCTACGGTCACGGCACCGACCCGGTCCACATCACCCTGCCGGGCCACGACACGATGCTGGCCCTCAAGCACGGCGGCGCGAACGCCCTGCTGACGATCACCTTCGACGGCGCCGAGCAGATGGCGCTGCCCAAGCAGATCCAGAAGGACCCGATCCGGGGCTTCCTGGAGCACCTCGACCTGCTGATCGTCCGCAAGGGCGAGAAGGTCACCGTCGAGATCCCCGTCCACCTCGTGGGCGAGGCCGACCCCGACGCGCTGATCGTCACCGAGATCTCGACGATCACCGTCGAGGCCGAGGCCACGCACATCCCCGAGTACGTCGAGGTCTCGATCGAGGGCGCCAAGGTCGGCGACCAGATCCTGGCCAAGGACCTCTCGGTCCCGGCCGGCTCGACGGTCCTGCTCGACGAGGACGCGCTGGTCATCAACGTGACGCACGCCCCGACCGCCGCGGAGGTCGAGGAGGAGCTCGCCGAGGCCGAGGCCGAGGTCGGCATCGAGCGTGACGAGTCCGACGAGGAGGCCGCCGAGGCCGCCGAGGGCGAGGAGTCCGGCGAGGGCGAGTCCGCCGAGGGCGACAAGTCCGACGACTGA
- a CDS encoding trans-aconitate 2-methyltransferase, producing MSQHWDPDRYLVYADERGRPFVDLLARVGAAAPARVVDLGCGPGNLTALLAQRWPAAEVVGVDSSPEMVARAVDVPGVRCEQGDLRTWRPERPVDVLFSNATLQWVPGHLDLLPDLVGQVAPDGWLAFQVPGNHGEPSHVLLHELAADPRFAGFTEGVARPHSHDPGVYADRLRDLGLEVDAWETTYLHLLPGEDPVFTWISGTGARPTLQALPDDLRAVFVEEYKALLREAYPPGPHGTTLPFRRVFVVAHPSPVHRDTRVPAARVTGRR from the coding sequence ATGAGCCAGCACTGGGACCCCGACCGCTACCTGGTCTACGCCGACGAGCGCGGCCGGCCGTTCGTCGACCTGCTCGCCCGGGTGGGTGCGGCCGCGCCGGCCCGGGTCGTCGACCTCGGCTGCGGGCCGGGGAACCTGACCGCCCTGCTCGCGCAGCGCTGGCCGGCCGCCGAGGTGGTCGGCGTGGACTCCTCGCCGGAGATGGTGGCGCGCGCGGTCGACGTACCCGGGGTGCGCTGCGAGCAGGGCGACCTGCGCACCTGGCGGCCCGAGCGCCCCGTCGACGTGTTGTTCTCCAACGCCACCCTCCAGTGGGTGCCCGGGCACCTCGACCTGCTCCCGGACCTGGTCGGGCAGGTCGCCCCGGACGGCTGGCTCGCCTTCCAGGTGCCCGGCAACCACGGGGAGCCCAGCCACGTGCTGCTGCACGAGCTGGCCGCGGACCCGCGCTTCGCCGGCTTCACCGAGGGCGTCGCCCGGCCGCACTCCCACGACCCGGGCGTGTACGCCGACCGGCTGCGCGACCTCGGGCTGGAGGTGGACGCCTGGGAGACGACGTACCTGCACCTGCTGCCCGGCGAGGACCCGGTGTTCACCTGGATCAGCGGCACCGGCGCCCGCCCGACGCTGCAGGCGCTGCCCGACGACCTGCGCGCGGTGTTCGTCGAGGAGTACAAGGCGCTGCTGCGCGAGGCTTACCCGCCCGGTCCGCACGGCACCACCCTGCCGTTCCGCCGCGTCTTCGTCGTCGCCCACCCGTCACCCGTGCACCGCGACACGCGTGTTCCCGCTGCACGAGTGACGGGTCGGCGATGA
- a CDS encoding MarR family winged helix-turn-helix transcriptional regulator, with amino-acid sequence MRDEVDRLVEAWQRERADLDLQPMEVLSRVTRLGHHLDRARRQAFAEHAIESWEFDVLAALRRAGTPYELSPGRLLKETLVTSGTMTNRVDRLAARGLVERLPDPRDRRGVLVRLTGTGRSTVDGALEGLLSRERALLAGLDADDQRRLADLLRALVVPFEREA; translated from the coding sequence ATGCGTGACGAGGTCGACCGGCTCGTCGAGGCCTGGCAGCGGGAACGCGCCGACCTCGACCTGCAGCCGATGGAGGTGCTCAGCCGGGTCACCCGGCTGGGCCACCACCTCGACCGGGCCCGCCGGCAGGCCTTCGCCGAGCACGCCATCGAGTCCTGGGAGTTCGACGTGCTCGCGGCGCTGCGCCGGGCGGGCACGCCGTACGAGCTGTCCCCCGGCCGGCTGCTCAAGGAGACCCTCGTGACCAGCGGGACGATGACCAACCGCGTCGACCGGCTGGCCGCCCGCGGTCTCGTCGAGCGGCTGCCCGACCCGCGCGACCGGCGCGGGGTGCTGGTCCGGCTGACCGGCACCGGGCGCAGCACCGTCGACGGCGCCCTCGAGGGCCTGCTGTCGCGGGAGCGGGCGTTGCTCGCCGGGCTCGACGCCGACGACCAGCGCCGGCTCGCCGACCTGCTGCGCGCGCTGGTGGTCCCCTTCGAGCGGGAGGCGTGA
- a CDS encoding aromatic amino acid lyase, producing MREIWLRFLSGPDIDGLGLGSTDIIDAVESVVAAHGRGETVFEPRVHLVPDNGGVGHFNVLRGHVSTLGERGVSGIKVVGDFVPNYEHGLPSELGLATLYDPHTGVPLSVMDATLITEARTGAMTAVGAKHLARPDSKVLGHAGARGTAFSNVTMLDALFDLDEIRVASRRAESREAFGEQLRAATDTPVRVVATVEEAFDDADILVEATRLTTPAPLLRTAAVEARCVRGALRHGQRRRARPARRDGQGRGRRLARGAVRPVRRAACARRHRPAEPRDAVRRAGAGRVRAEAGARERRRADPALAPRPLDPRRGRRAPDPAAGRGGRRRHDAALPMTGTVHVREAPDLDAAAVLAVADGARLRLDPDLLAALQVSRDLTVATLTDAGPVYGVTTGMGLQSHLAVGAAEQPAYQGDLMLARAVGTAPWLDRRTTRAVLATRLRTLLDPETGISPALATALVALLDADVLPALPATANGAAGEIIPLAHLGGLLTGSGDALAADGTTLAAADALARAGLAPYTCGTKEGVALLQGVPVATARAVLLAHDARVHAAQALAVAAAEVAVLRAPRDPYVAALARGDEVLAAVHEGLLRLAGDEPGPRMLQAPVSFRVTGPAIAHLLRSARHLEDAVDRSLAAVSTSPALVDGRFLGTAGFDGFDLAACADGVRLAVLHLAETGAARLHRMLDARVTGLAPQLSADPGRQAGLVVVHKRAVGLVHAARRTAAPASLGATETSLGQEDVQSFGLESAQALQDALAVLRDVTACELLAVHQATLLGPDRPRGSATLQLVLRKASEVLPDQITDRHFGRDVRAIAFVLGVGWAHDVLHAPADAAFHPARDTP from the coding sequence ATGCGCGAGATCTGGCTGCGGTTCCTGTCCGGTCCCGACATCGACGGGCTCGGCCTGGGCAGCACCGACATCATCGACGCGGTGGAGTCGGTGGTGGCCGCGCACGGCCGGGGCGAGACGGTGTTCGAGCCGCGCGTGCACCTGGTGCCCGACAACGGCGGGGTGGGGCACTTCAACGTGCTGCGCGGGCACGTCTCCACGCTCGGCGAGCGCGGCGTGTCCGGCATCAAGGTCGTCGGCGACTTCGTGCCCAACTACGAGCACGGGCTGCCCAGCGAGCTCGGGCTGGCCACCCTCTACGACCCGCACACCGGCGTCCCGCTGTCGGTGATGGACGCCACCTTGATCACCGAGGCCCGCACCGGCGCGATGACCGCGGTCGGCGCCAAGCACCTGGCCCGTCCGGACAGCAAGGTGCTCGGCCACGCCGGCGCCCGCGGCACCGCGTTCTCCAACGTCACCATGCTCGACGCGCTCTTCGACCTCGACGAGATCCGGGTGGCCAGCCGGCGCGCCGAGTCCCGGGAGGCCTTCGGCGAGCAGCTGCGGGCCGCCACCGACACCCCGGTGCGGGTCGTCGCCACCGTCGAGGAGGCCTTCGACGACGCCGACATCCTGGTCGAGGCCACCCGGCTGACCACCCCGGCGCCGCTGCTGCGCACCGCTGCCGTGGAAGCCCGGTGCGTTCGTGGTGCCCTACGGCACGGTCAGCGCCGTCGAGCTCGACCTGCTCGACGTGATGGACAAGGTCGTGGTCGACGACTGGCGCGAGGCGCAGTCCGGCCGGTTCGGCGCGCTGCGTGCGCACGTCGACACCGGCCGGCTGAGCCCAGAGACGCTGTACGCCGAGCTGGGGCAGGTCGTGTCCGGGCAGAAGCCGGGGCGCGAGAGCGACGACGAGCGGATCCTGCTCTGGCACCGCGGCCTCTCGATCCTCGACGTGGCCGTCGCGCACCTGATCCTGCAGCGGGCCGAGGCGGTCGACGCCGGCACGATGCTGCGCTACCGATGACCGGCACCGTCCACGTGCGGGAGGCCCCCGACCTCGACGCCGCGGCCGTGCTCGCGGTGGCCGACGGCGCCCGGCTCCGGCTCGACCCCGACCTGCTGGCCGCGCTGCAGGTCTCCCGCGACCTGACGGTGGCGACGCTGACCGACGCCGGCCCGGTGTACGGCGTCACCACCGGCATGGGCCTCCAGTCACACCTCGCCGTGGGCGCCGCGGAGCAGCCGGCCTACCAGGGCGACCTGATGCTCGCGCGGGCCGTGGGCACGGCCCCGTGGCTGGACCGGCGCACCACGCGTGCCGTGCTGGCCACCCGGCTGCGCACCCTGCTCGACCCGGAGACCGGGATCTCCCCCGCGCTCGCGACCGCGCTGGTCGCGCTGCTCGACGCCGACGTCCTGCCGGCGCTGCCCGCCACCGCCAACGGCGCGGCCGGCGAGATCATCCCGCTGGCCCACCTGGGCGGGCTGCTCACCGGCAGCGGCGACGCGCTCGCGGCGGACGGCACGACGCTGGCGGCCGCGGACGCGCTGGCCCGGGCCGGCCTCGCGCCGTACACCTGCGGCACCAAGGAGGGCGTCGCGCTGCTGCAGGGCGTGCCGGTCGCCACCGCCCGCGCGGTCCTGCTCGCCCACGACGCCCGGGTGCACGCCGCGCAGGCGCTGGCCGTCGCCGCCGCGGAGGTCGCGGTGCTGCGTGCGCCCCGGGACCCGTACGTCGCCGCCCTGGCCCGCGGCGACGAGGTGCTGGCCGCGGTGCACGAAGGGCTGCTCCGGCTGGCCGGCGACGAGCCCGGCCCGCGGATGCTCCAGGCACCGGTGTCGTTCCGGGTCACCGGCCCGGCGATCGCTCACCTGCTGCGCAGCGCCCGGCACCTCGAGGACGCCGTCGACCGGTCGCTGGCCGCGGTCAGCACCTCCCCCGCGCTGGTCGACGGCCGGTTCCTCGGCACCGCCGGCTTCGACGGGTTCGACCTCGCGGCCTGCGCCGACGGCGTCCGCCTCGCGGTGCTGCACCTCGCCGAGACCGGTGCGGCGCGGCTGCACCGGATGCTCGACGCCCGGGTCACCGGCCTCGCCCCGCAGCTGTCCGCCGACCCCGGGCGGCAGGCCGGCCTGGTCGTGGTGCACAAGCGCGCGGTGGGCCTCGTGCACGCGGCCCGTCGTACGGCGGCACCGGCGTCGCTCGGCGCCACCGAGACCTCCCTGGGCCAGGAGGACGTGCAGAGCTTCGGCCTCGAGAGCGCGCAGGCGCTGCAGGACGCGCTCGCCGTGCTGCGCGACGTCACCGCCTGCGAGCTGCTCGCCGTCCACCAGGCGACGCTGCTCGGACCCGACCGGCCGCGCGGCTCCGCGACGCTGCAACTGGTGTTGCGCAAGGCTTCTGAGGTCCTGCCCGACCAGATAACGGATCGGCATTTCGGCCGCGACGTCCGTGCCATTGCGTTTGTGCTCGGCGTAGGTTGGGCACACGACGTACTCCACGCCCCCGCCGACGCGGCGTTCCACCCCGCGCGCGATACCCCCTGA
- a CDS encoding AAA family ATPase, which yields MHFVFVFGPPAVGKMTVGRALAARTGYKLLHNHMTVEPVLGIFEFGSPPFGRLVNEFRRRVIEEALAADLDGLVFTMVWGLELDVDRALVSSYVDLVQGAGGRVSFVELYADLAERLVRNRTELRLAEKRSKRDLEFSHGNVLALEESYVMNTGGDRTVGQDVLDGCEHLRIDNTTLSADEVADRVVAALGL from the coding sequence ATGCACTTCGTGTTCGTCTTCGGTCCGCCCGCCGTCGGGAAGATGACGGTGGGCCGCGCGCTGGCCGCCCGCACCGGCTACAAGCTGCTGCACAACCACATGACCGTGGAGCCGGTGCTGGGGATCTTCGAGTTCGGCTCGCCGCCGTTCGGCCGGCTGGTGAACGAGTTCCGGCGCCGGGTCATCGAGGAGGCCCTCGCCGCCGACCTCGACGGCCTGGTGTTCACGATGGTCTGGGGCCTCGAGCTCGACGTGGACCGCGCCCTCGTCTCGTCGTACGTCGACCTGGTGCAGGGCGCAGGCGGACGCGTGTCGTTCGTCGAGCTCTACGCCGACCTGGCCGAGCGCCTGGTCCGGAACCGCACCGAGCTGCGGCTCGCCGAGAAGCGCTCGAAGCGCGACCTGGAGTTCTCGCACGGCAACGTGCTGGCGCTCGAGGAGAGCTACGTCATGAACACCGGGGGAGACCGCACGGTGGGCCAGGACGTGCTCGACGGGTGCGAGCACCTGCGGATCGACAACACCACGCTCTCCGCCGACGAGGTGGCCGACCGGGTCGTGGCGGCGCTGGGGCTGTGA
- a CDS encoding class I SAM-dependent methyltransferase: protein MTFDVTADAYARFMGRFSSPLAEQFVDLLGPRPGQRALDVGCGPGALTVPLVGLLGVDAVAAVDPSEPFVASVRERLPGLDVREAAAEHLPFEDDAFDLALAQLVVHFMADPVAGLREMARVTRPGGTVAASVWDHSSGGGPLSAFWEAVKDLDPGALDESRLPGTREGHLAALFAEAGLPDARPGVLSVRVGFTDFEDWWAPYTLGVGPAGAYVARLGPDRREELRARCAQRLPDGPFEIEASAWCVRAHA, encoded by the coding sequence GTGACCTTCGACGTCACCGCCGACGCCTATGCCCGGTTCATGGGCCGGTTCTCCTCGCCCCTGGCCGAGCAGTTCGTCGACCTCCTCGGCCCCCGGCCGGGGCAGCGCGCGCTGGACGTCGGCTGCGGGCCCGGGGCGCTCACCGTGCCGCTGGTCGGGCTGCTCGGCGTCGACGCGGTCGCGGCGGTGGACCCGTCGGAGCCGTTCGTGGCGTCGGTGCGCGAGCGGCTGCCCGGTCTCGACGTCCGCGAGGCCGCCGCCGAGCACCTGCCCTTCGAGGACGACGCGTTCGACCTGGCGCTCGCGCAGCTCGTCGTGCACTTCATGGCCGACCCGGTGGCCGGCCTGCGCGAGATGGCCCGGGTGACCCGGCCCGGCGGGACCGTGGCGGCCAGCGTCTGGGACCACTCCTCCGGCGGCGGCCCGCTGTCCGCGTTCTGGGAGGCGGTCAAGGACCTCGACCCCGGCGCGCTCGACGAGTCCCGCCTGCCCGGGACCCGCGAAGGACACCTGGCCGCGCTGTTCGCCGAGGCCGGCCTGCCCGACGCGCGGCCGGGCGTGCTGAGCGTGCGGGTGGGGTTCACCGACTTCGAGGACTGGTGGGCGCCCTACACGCTGGGGGTCGGGCCCGCCGGTGCGTACGTCGCCCGGCTCGGCCCCGACCGTCGCGAGGAGCTCCGGGCGCGCTGCGCGCAGCGGCTGCCGGACGGCCCGTTCGAGATCGAGGCGTCCGCCTGGTGCGTGCGCGCCCACGCCTGA